A stretch of the Gavia stellata isolate bGavSte3 chromosome 11, bGavSte3.hap2, whole genome shotgun sequence genome encodes the following:
- the GPR160 gene encoding probable G-protein coupled receptor 160, with product MAAILCENCSGQYHYTQVNQPLEISCMLLLTMLGKVFLDFFMLQVKQKNVKVSFMGYFCVSLALLDFMLLMSISFIFYFEDFALWGARFTKYHICLFTQIISLTYGILHYPVYLVAALDYYTTIAQTSQFPKRGQRLLYVLAVVVIWMSGFFCILKVPTIYEELEIQNHFSPYQCPLYASVQSYSASCAMVLLIGTALLACRKEVTTMLLSVRVVSFASQPVLMFSYVSNNNSTCFKWQLLTRLLVCFLGTWAPFVVLQIIILFLGARIPAYMEMNVPWLYFINSFLIAVAYWCRCHDVELTEEMWFTDPFVSWKFCFMPFNNENTEPADKPGTVIVIC from the coding sequence ATGGCTGCCATACTCTGTGAAAATTGTTCTGGTCAGTACCACTACACCCAGGTCAACCAACCTCTTGAAATCAGCTGTATGTTACTCCTGACTATGCTGGGAAAAGTGTTCCTTGACTTCTTCATGTTGCAAGTTAAgcaaaaaaatgtgaaagttaGTTTTATGGGATACTTTTGTGTTTCACTGGCACTTCTCGATTTCATGCTGCTGATGAGTAtatctttcattttctattttgagGACTTTGCACTCTGGGGTGCGCGATTTACGAAGTACCACATTTGCCTGTTCACTCAGATAATTTCTCTTACCTACGGTATTTTGCATTACCCAGTGTATCTTGTGGCTGCTCTGGATTATTACACAACTATAGCCCAAACCTCTCAATTTCCTAAAAGAGGTCAAAGATTACTTTACGTACTTGCTGTGGTTGTTATATGGatgtcagggtttttttgtatcttGAAAGTTCCCACTATCTATGAAGAACTAGAAATTCAGAACCATTTTTCTCCATATCAGTGTCCTCTCTATGCCAGCGTGCAGAGCTACTCAGCCTCATGTGCCATGGTGCTGCTCATAGGCACGGCTCTCCTGGCTTGTCGGAAGGAAGTTACAACCATGCTGCTGTCTGTCAGGGTAGTTTCCTTTGCCAGTCAGCCTGTTCTGATGTTCTCCTACGTGTCCAACAACAACAGCACTTGCTTCAAGTGGCAGCTCCTGACCAGGCTCCTCGTCTGTTTTCTTGGCACGTGGGCACCTTTTGTTGTTCTTCAAATTatcattttgtttcttggtgCTCGGATTCCAGCCTACATGGAGATGAACGTCCCCTGGCTGTACTTCATCAACAGCTTTCTCATCGCAGTAGCATACTGGTGTCGATGTCACGATGTTGAATTGACAGAGGAGATGTGGTTTACAGATCCATTTGTCAGCTGGAAATTCTGCTTTATGCCATTTAACAATGAAAACACAGAGCCAGCTGATAAGCCAGGCACAGTAATTGTAATCTGTTAA